Proteins encoded within one genomic window of Anastrepha ludens isolate Willacy chromosome 4, idAnaLude1.1, whole genome shotgun sequence:
- the LOC128862079 gene encoding uncharacterized protein LOC128862079, whose amino-acid sequence MDLTARSTSILPITPLAINNCVFGFDSSDFDPDDNTSLTPLLRRLTATPKLLTPKSFLLTAATSPATAAIARAQAVTPTIINGRLAPPQMPQQCSNSPQRRGFRRLPSPCTTAGSIPIRVEVPTQHNLGAESKSNRCRNNSSSKSNSTANNLAARRRCRQLRLQELQRRYAVPFEVHAVAKPLSPRVGYLLRRAGMIRYRSLFQMEEVDFVVFRTLSERDLQTLGIADANDREEIFKAVLLADVLILELV is encoded by the exons ATGGATCTAACAG ctcGTAGCACATCAATCCTTCCGATCACGCCGCTTGCCATTAATAATTGCGTTTTCGGTTTTGATAGCAGCGATTTTGATCCAGACGATAATACTTCATTAACACCCTTGCTTCGTCGGCTTACCGCTACACCAAAATTGCTTACACCAAAATCGTTCCTACTCACTGCGGCGACGTCGCCTGCAACGGCAGCAATAGCAAGAGCACAAGCAGTGACGCCGACAATCATTAATGGTCGACTCGCACCACCCCAGATGCCACAACAATGCAGCAATTCGCCACAGCGTCGGGGTTTTCGCCGTTTGCCCTCGCCATGTACAACCGCGGGAAGTATCCCCATACGTGTTGAGGTGCCAACGCAGCACAACCTCGGGGCAGAGAGTAAAAGTAATCGCTGTAGAAACAATAGTAGTAGTAAAAGCAATTCGACCGCCAACAATTTAGCTGCGCGACGTCGCTGCCGACAGCTTCGTTTGCAGGAGCTGCAACGTCGTTATGCAGTGCCTTTTGAAGTGCATGCCGTAGCGAAGCCACTTAGCCCGCGTGTGGGTTATTTGTTGCGGCGTGCAGGCATGATCCGGTATAGATCGTTGTTTCAAATGGAAGAAGTGGATTTTGTCGTGTTTCGTACGCTGAGCGAACGAGATTTGCAAACACTGGGTATTGCGGATGCAAACGATCGTGAAGAGATTTTTAAAGCTGTGCTGTTAGCAGATGTGCTGATTTTAGAATTGGTTTAA